One Leopardus geoffroyi isolate Oge1 chromosome C1, O.geoffroyi_Oge1_pat1.0, whole genome shotgun sequence DNA segment encodes these proteins:
- the PITHD1 gene encoding PITH domain-containing protein 1 isoform X2, producing the protein MSHGHSHGGGGCRCAAEREEPPEQRGLAYGLYLRIDLERLQCLNESREGSGRGVFKPWEERTDRSKFVESDADEELLFNIPYKNIPQMSFDDTDREPDQTFSLNRDLTGELEYATKISRFSNVYHLSIHISKNFGADTTKVLYIGLRGEWTELRRHEVTICNYEASANPADHRVHQVTPQTHFIS; encoded by the exons ATGTCGCACGGCCACAGCCACGGCGGGGGCGGCTGTCGCTGCGCCGCCGAGCGGGAGGAGCCGCCCGAACAGCGCGGCCTGGCCTACGGCCTGTACCTGCGCATCGACCTGGAGCGGCTGCAGTGCCTCAACGAGAGTCGCGAGGGCAGCGGCCGCGGCGTCTTCAAGCCGTGGGAGGAGCGGACCGACCGCTCCAAG TTTGTTGAAAGTGATGCAGATGAAGAGCTTCTGTTTAATATTCC gtACAAAAACATTCCACAGATGTCCTTTGATGATACAGACAGGGAGCCAGATCAGACCTTTAGTCTGAATCGGGATCTTACGGGAGAATTAGAGTATGCTACAAA AATTTCTCGTTTTTCAAATGTCTATCATCTTTCAATTCATATTTCAAAAAACTTTGGAGCTGATACCACAAAGGTCTTGTATATTGGCCTAAGAGGAGAGTGGACTGAG CTTCGACGACACGAGGTGACCATCTGCAATTATGAAGCCTCAGCCAACCCAGCAGACCACAGGGTCCATCAGGTTACCCCACAGACACACTTCATTTCCTAA
- the PITHD1 gene encoding PITH domain-containing protein 1 isoform X1: protein MSHGHSHGGGGCRCAAEREEPPEQRGLAYGLYLRIDLERLQCLNESREGSGRGVFKPWEERTDRSKFVESDADEELLFNIPFTGNVKLKGIIIMGEDDDSHPSEMRLYKNIPQMSFDDTDREPDQTFSLNRDLTGELEYATKISRFSNVYHLSIHISKNFGADTTKVLYIGLRGEWTELRRHEVTICNYEASANPADHRVHQVTPQTHFIS from the exons ATGTCGCACGGCCACAGCCACGGCGGGGGCGGCTGTCGCTGCGCCGCCGAGCGGGAGGAGCCGCCCGAACAGCGCGGCCTGGCCTACGGCCTGTACCTGCGCATCGACCTGGAGCGGCTGCAGTGCCTCAACGAGAGTCGCGAGGGCAGCGGCCGCGGCGTCTTCAAGCCGTGGGAGGAGCGGACCGACCGCTCCAAG TTTGTTGAAAGTGATGCAGATGAAGAGCTTCTGTTTAATATTCC ATTTACAGGCAATGTCAAGCTCAAAGGCATCATTATAATGGGAGAGGACGATGACTCACACCCCTCTGAGATGAGACT gtACAAAAACATTCCACAGATGTCCTTTGATGATACAGACAGGGAGCCAGATCAGACCTTTAGTCTGAATCGGGATCTTACGGGAGAATTAGAGTATGCTACAAA AATTTCTCGTTTTTCAAATGTCTATCATCTTTCAATTCATATTTCAAAAAACTTTGGAGCTGATACCACAAAGGTCTTGTATATTGGCCTAAGAGGAGAGTGGACTGAG CTTCGACGACACGAGGTGACCATCTGCAATTATGAAGCCTCAGCCAACCCAGCAGACCACAGGGTCCATCAGGTTACCCCACAGACACACTTCATTTCCTAA
- the LYPLA2 gene encoding acyl-protein thioesterase 2 has protein sequence MAGFPGLERKFRRGRPRGKRVCLCRRKRRIAREVSKPPGSGGPSRGALQCMCGNTMSVPLLTDAATVSGAERETAAVIFLHGLGDTGHSWADALSTIRLPHVKYICPHAPRIPVTLNMKMVMPSWFDLMGLSPDAPEDEAGIKKAAENIKALIEHEMKNGIPANRIVLGGFSQGGALSLYTALTCPHPLAGIVALSCWLPLHRAFPQAANGSAKDLAILQCHGELDPMVPVRFGALTAEKLRSVVTPARVQFKTYPGVMHSSCPQEMAAVKEFLEKLLPPV, from the exons ATGGCTGGGTTCCCGGGACTCGAACGGAAGTTCCGGCGGGGGCGGCCGAGGGGGAAGAGAGTGTGTCTGtgcaggagaaagaggagaatcgCCCGAGAGGTCTCGAAACCCCCAGGGAGTGGAG GCCCCAGCCGTGGAGCCCTGCAGTGTATGTGTGGTAACACCATGTCTGTGCCCCTGCTCACCGATGCTGCCACTGTGTCTGGAGCTGAGCGGGAAACGGCTGCG GTTATTTTTTTACATGGACTTGGAGACACAGG GCACAGCTGGGCTGACGCCCTCTCCACCATCCGGCTCCCTCACGTCAAGTACATCTGTCCCCATGC accccggATCCCTGTGACGCTCAACATGAAGATGGTGATGCCCTCCTG GTTTGACCTAATGGGGCTGAGTCCTGATGCCCCAGAGGACGAGGCCGGCATCAAGAAGGCAGCAGAGAACA tcaaGGCCTTGATTGAGCACGAGATGAAGAATGGGATCCCTGCCAATCGAATCGTCCTGGGAGGCTTTTCACAG ggTGGGGCCCTGTCCCTCTACACGGCCCttacctgtccccaccccctggctGGCATCGTGGCATTGAGCTGCTGGCTGCCTCTGCATCGGGCCTTCCCCCAG GCAGCCAATGGCAGCGCCAAGGACCTGGCCATCTTGCAGTGCCACGGGGAGCTGGACCCCATGGTTCCAGTACGGTTTGGGGCCCTGACAGCCGAGAAGCTTCGGTCCGTCGTCACACCCGCCAGGGTCCAGTTCAAGACATACCCAGGTGTCATGCACAGCTCCTGCCCTCAG gaGATGGCAGCCGTGAAGGAGTTTCTTGAGAAGCTGCTGCCTCCTGTCTAA
- the GALE gene encoding UDP-glucose 4-epimerase, with the protein MAEKVLVTGGAGYIGSHTVLELLEAGYLPVVIDNFHNAIRGRGSMPESLQRVQELTGRSVEFEEMDILDQAALQRLFKKHHFMAVIHFAGLKAVGESVQKPLDYYRVNLTGTIQLLEIMRAHGVKNLVFSSSATVYGNPQYLPLDEAHPTGGCTNPYGKSKFFIEEMIRDLCRADKTWNAVLLRYFNPIGAHASGCIGEDPQGIPNNLMPYVSQVAIGRREALNVFGNDYDTEDGTGVRDYIHVVDLAKGHIAALRKLKEQCGCRIYNLGTGTGYSVLQMVQAMEKASGQKIPYKVVARREGDVAACYANPSLALKELGWTAALGLDRMCEDLWRWQKQNPSGFGAQA; encoded by the exons ATGGCAGAGAAGGTGCTGGTGACAGGCGGCGCTGGCTACATCGGCAGCCACACGGTGCTGGAACTGCTGGAGGCCGGCTATTTGCCTGTGGTCATTGACAATTTCCATAATGCCATCCGTG GAAGGGGCTCCATGCCTGAGAGCCTACAGCGGGTTCAGGAGCTGACAGGCCGCTCTGTGGAGTTTGAGGAGATGGACATCTTGGACCAGGCAGCCCTACAGCGTCTCTTCAAGAAG CATCACTTTATGGCAGTCATCCACTTTGCGGGTCTCAAGGCCGTGGGAGAGTCCGTGCAGAAGCCTCTGGATTATTACAGAGTTAACCTGACAGGAACCATTCAGCTTCTGGAG ATCATGAGGGCCCACGGGGTGAAGAACCTGGTGTTCAGCAGCTCGGCTACCGTGTACGGGAATCCCCAGTACCTGCCcctggatgaggcccaccccaCAGGTGGCTGTACCAACCCCTATGGCAAGTCCAAGTTCTTCATCGAGGAAATGATCCGGGACCTGTGCCGGGCAGACAAG ACCTGGAACGCGGTGCTGCTGCGGTATTTCAACCCCATAGGCGCCCATGCCTCGGGCTGCATCGGTGAAGATCCCCAAGGCATCCCCAACAACCTCATGCCCTATGTCTCCCAG GTGGCAATTGGGCGACGGGAGGCACTGAATGTCTTTGGCAATGACTATGACACAGAGGATGGCACAG GTGTCCGGGATTACATCCATGTCGTGGATCTGGCCAAGGGCCACATCGCGGCCTTGAGGAAGCTGAAGGAGCAGTGTGGCTGTCGG ATCTATAACCTGGGCACGGGCACGGGCTATTCGGTGCTACAGATGGTCCAGGCCATGGAAAAGGCTTCCGGGCAGAAG ATCCCATACAAGGTGGTGGCACGGCGGGAAGGCGACGTGGCTGCCTGTTATGCCAACCCCAGCCTGGCCCTCAAGGAGCTGGGCTGGACAGCAGCCTTAGGGCTGGACAGGATGT GTGAAGATCTGTGGCGCTGGCAGAAGCAGAATCCTTCCGGCTTTGGGGCGCAGGCCTGA